The genomic stretch AAACGACGTTTTAAGGAAGCTCTGGCATATCCAGAAAAATCATAGCCATAACGCTCTTTTAATGCGAACAACAAAACATCTATTTCTACATTTTCAATGTGATGGTTTTTCCATTTGATCAGTTCCAATTTATTCTCTTTCGTGTTTGTTTGCACTTTAAACTCAAATATCTTTCAGCCAATCCATTAGTGATTGAATATCTACCGGTTTTGTCAAATACCCTGTCGCTCCTGCTTTTATACAAAGTTCCTCATCTCCTTGCATTGCCTTAGCAGTAACAGCAAGTATTGGAGTTTTAGTCATCCCACGGTTTCGAAGTTGTCGAATCAATTCGTATCCGTCCATCTCAGGCATCATAATATCTGTTAGTACTGCATCAAAATCAAATTTGGCTACTAACTCTAACGCATTTTTTTTTCGGCAACTTCCTTCATCTGAAATACTTCCTCTTCGGTTAAATCTCAGCCGAGTATACGATAGTCGGCGGAGGGTTGAGTTTATTGCAGGCTAATTTAACCAATCCAATCCAGTCATGTCCGGTAATTTGAAATCTAAAATCACAGAATCAAATCGTCTTGATTCTAGTAACTTCATAGCTTCTTTCCTGTTCTCGCACAAACAATATGAACCGAATCATTTTTAAATAGACGTTCGATTGCTTGGATATCAATAGGATTGTCTCTATCAGAAGTAATTCTTGACGTTCGTTTGGTTTTCATTTCTTACCATTGCTTTCAAGGACTCAGATAATTTTTCTCGTGTGATTGGTTTTTTTCAAAATCCCAATGCACCCAAAGTTTTTGCTTCGCCTTTGTCTTCAGTTCTGACATGATGAATACTGAATTTGAGAAGTGGCTTCCTTGATTTCAACTCTTTCAAAAAATTCCATCCCGCTCATTTTGGGTAGACCTAAATCCAATAAATTCCGCTCAAGTTATTTTGCGATATAGCAACTAACGCATGTTCCCGACTCCACCAAAATTGGGGAATACCCTAAAGTTTTAACCATCCGTCCCAAAATGGAAAGTAAACGAGCATCATCCTCTATGATCAAAATCTCTCCGGGAGTAGATTGTTCTTCCTCTCTTTCAATCGTTATATGGGATTCAGTTGGAATATTACTTTCTGTATCCTCTATGGAAGGATTGGTTTTAACAGGAATGCGAATTCAAAACCTACTTCCTTTCCCAATTGACTAGCCAAAATTATTTCACCACCGAGTATCTCTACTAGATGTTTAGTGATTGCCAAACCCAATCCTGATCCACCATATTTTCTGCTAGTGGATCCATCTAGTTGCTGAAAGACTCCGAAAATATGATCCAATTTGTTAGAGGAATTCCGATTCCGGTATCCATTACTTCAAATAACAGAGATGCCTTTTCTTTACTCACTTGTAATTGCACAGTTCCTGATTCCGTGAATTTAATCGCATTGGAAAGCAAGTTAGTCAAACTTGTGTGAGCCTCTGCCGATCTGATAGAATTGTCTCTGGCATATCTGATGCGATATTAGCCGTAAATGAAATCCCTTTTTTTTCGGCTTGTGGGGTAAATACCCTTACTAAATAGGAGACCACTTCCTTCATTGAAAAATGTTGGAAGTCCAATTAACTTTCCAGATTCAATTTTGAAAGATCTAAAATATCATTGATGAGTGTAAGAAGTTGGTTTCCACTTCACTGATTACTTTGGCGGATTCAATGTCCTCTTCTGTTAGGTTTTTTTCCTTGGTTCTCCGCAAGATTTTGGAAAGAATTAAAATGCTATTGAGAGGAGTGCAATTCGGTGGGACATATTTGCCAAAAAATTCTGATTTGTATCGATTTGCCATTGTTAGGTCAGAGGCTTTTCTTTCAGAGTCTCGAAATGCTTCTTCTAACTGATTGCTCTGCGATTCTAACAACTGATTTTTTCGTTGTGTTTCTTCTTGTTGCGCTCTTAACTCTTCTTGGCTTTGATTTTCAGTTCTTCATTTGTGATCTCATTTCCTCGGATTGACTGCGAAGTTCTTCTGTTAAGTCACCATCTCTTCATTAGTCCTTGTTAACGAAATTTGTTTTTCCCTTTAAGGCTTCTGATTGCAAACGAGTCTCCTTCAAGAGCAGTATTGTATTCAGCCGATTGCAAATTCGCGAGATGAATCCTGAGTGCATTCGATACAGATTTCAAGAAATCATACATTTTAGATTCTAACGGTTTAGATGTTGCCAATCCTAAAACTGCAAATACTTCCCTGTTGGAGAGAAATCGGATATAGAATCAATTCATTAGGAGAGAATTCAGCCAGACCCAGTTTCAATGATTAGCGTACTAGGTAGGAACCGGAGAAATTACAACTTCC from Leptospiraceae bacterium encodes the following:
- a CDS encoding response regulator; this translates as MNSTLRRLSYTRLRFNRRGSISDEGSCRKKNALELVAKFDFDAVLTDIMMPEMDGYELIRQLRNRGMTKTPILAVTAKAMQGDEELCIKAGATGYLTKPVDIQSLMDWLKDI